The following are encoded in a window of Castanea sativa cultivar Marrone di Chiusa Pesio chromosome 9, ASM4071231v1 genomic DNA:
- the LOC142608663 gene encoding uncharacterized protein LOC142608663, producing the protein MSRDDVLQQMQSEIAYLRKCLDSRKRGRKSYACSSSDSSEANLGGNEPPVFEPLRSVTRVSASSGVRTKKQKEMKMPGNDGIYHDDGGDAMGKALRQIAKSPFVTRINRAKLPQGSLKSFEELIWAFGARFITCSRIPKPLDALLYMSMREGETLKTYSDRYWEMYNEIDGDVEDVAVRTFKVGLPTEHGLRKSLIMKAAVDMRQLIDRIDKYKRVEEDQMQSKGKMKVYPERKDLRGGGFQGSRPKRDFSSHLMTVETPLINSLFKEPVHHILEKIRHEPCFTPPNKMSGDASMRNQNLHCHYHQDKGHTTEDCRTLRDHLNQLVKAGKINHLLAKPDGKGGQQGTRKYWGHAP; encoded by the exons ATGTCTCGCGATGATGTATTGCAACAAATGCAATCTGAGATAGCTTACCTACGCAAGTGCTTGGATAGTAGAAAACGGGGACGGAAGAGTTATGCTTGTTCTTCCAGTGATAGTTCGGAAGCAAACCTTGGAGGAAATGAGCCCCCAGTGTTTGAACCTCTGCGCAGTGTGACCCGTGTCAGCGCGTCTTCGGGTGTTAGGACAAAGAAGCAGAAGGAGATGAAGATGCCAGGTAATGATGGGATATATCATGATGATGGAGGTGATGCAATGGGCAAAGCCCTGAGGCAAATTGCCAAATCCCCTTTTGTGACCAGGATAAATAGGGCAAAGCTACCTC AAGGTTCCCTGAAGTCTTTTGAGGAGTTGATTTGGGCATTTGGAGCAAGGTTCATAACTTGTAGTAGGATTCCAAAACCCTTGGATGCTCTATTGTATATGTCTATGAGGGAAGGCGAAACACTCAAAACCTACTCTgaccgatattgggaaatgtataatgaaattgatggagatGTGGAAGATGTGGCCGTGAGAACCTTCAAGGTGGGGCTTCCCACAGAGCATGGGTTAAGGAAGTCCTTGATAATGAAGGCCGCGGTAGATATGCGTCAGCTCATAGACCGGATAGATAAGTATAAACGGGTAGAAGAAGACCAGatgcaaagcaaaggaaaaatgaaagtgTATCCGGAGAGGAAAGATCTTCGGGGAGGGGGGTTCCAAGGTAGCCGGCCTAAACGAGACTTTTCAAGCCACCTGATGACCGTCGAAACTCCTCTGATTAATTCATTATTCAAGGAACCCGTGCATCACATATTGGAGAAAATTCGGCATGAACCATGTTTTACGCCACCCaacaaaatgagtggagatgcatccaTGAGGAATCAAaacctccattgccattatcatcaAGACAAGGGACACACCACGGAGGATTGCCGGACACTGCGCGATCATCTGAATCAATTGGTTAAAGCTGGGAAGATCAATCATTTATTGGCTAAACCGGACGGGAAAGGGGGACAACAAGGCACTCGAAAATATTGGGGTCATGCTCCTTAA
- the LOC142608664 gene encoding uncharacterized protein LOC142608664 produces MVVEMQMMKEWIDFIMNALRGWISKDLDELVHQTDSPFTAPVISLSLPSKFRMPQVEAYNRSRDPFNHLESFKTLMHLQGVANKIMCWAFPTMLKGLARVWLSKLTTNCINSFKELSAQFALHFIGGHRYKKSIACLMNIKQREDKTLRYYITHFNKKVLSINEADDKILVAAFTNWLRNGKFLFSFYKNDPKIMSDVLYRATKYMNAEDALLAKKWKKQEEARQDRGWKTTRIGDRREDRCSKPPTGRFASFTLLNTPLDQVLMQIKDEEALTFPCKLKGDPSKRSRDKYCRFHHDHGHDTSDLKQQIEALIKQ; encoded by the coding sequence ATGGTCGtagagatgcagatgatgaaggaatgGATAGACTTCATAATGAATGCCCTAAGAGGATGGATATCAAAAGACCTCGATGAGCTGGTCCACCAGACCGACTCACCCTTCACTGCACCCGTCATTTCATTATCCCTTCCATCGAAGTTTCGTATGCCACAAGTAGAGGCCTACAACAGGTCAAGGGATCCTTTTAACCACCTAGAGTCATTCAAAACCCTCATGCACTTGCAAGGCGTGGCAAATAAGATCATGTGCTGGGCCTTTCCCACTATGCTAAAGGGCCTCGCAAGAGTATGGCTTAGCAAGTTGACAACAAACTGCATCAATTCTTTCAAGGAGTTAAGCGCCCAGTTTGCCTTACACTTTATCGGGGGGCACAGATATAAGAAGTCTATTGCGTGTCTGATGAACATTAAACAGCGAGAGGATAAGACACTGAGGTATTACATAACTCACTTTAACAAAAAGGTCCTCTCAATTAATGAAGCtgatgacaagatactcgtggctGCATTCACCAATTGGTTAAGGAAtggaaagtttttgttttcattctaCAAAAACGATCCAAAAATCATGTCGGATGTACTCTACAGGGctacgaagtatatgaacgcggaagATGCGTTGCTTGCCAAGAAGTggaaaaaacaagaagaagcacGACAGGACAGGGGATGGAAGACAACAAGGATTGGAGATAGACGGGAGGATAGGTGCTCCAAACCCCCCACTGGAAGGTTCGCAAGCTTCACCCTGCTAAACACCCCACTTGATCAAGTCCTGATGCAAATTAAGGACGAAGAAGCCTTGACATTTCCTTGCAAGCTGAAAGGAGACCCCAGTAAAAGGTCTAGAGAcaagtactgccgttttcacCATGATCATGGTCACGATACATCcgacttgaagcaacagatagAAGCCCttatcaaacaataa